Part of the Haliaeetus albicilla chromosome 28, bHalAlb1.1, whole genome shotgun sequence genome, aaagtctaagCGCCAGTAACTGCAGCAATTTACTTCATGGCTGCCGCAGCGTTACAGCGTCCTTCGAGAGGGAGGCCGCTCGCGCCGCCTGGCTACGGCAGCGCAGCTCTCAGAAGCCCGACCCGCACACCGCCCGAGCGGCCTTAACGCGCCGCGTCCGCAGAACCGTTCCCCGCTCACGGTGCGCAGGAGCGGCCGCACTCGGGGCCAGCCGCGACGAAGCGGATCCCATCGAACGGGGGCGGGGGCGGTCCACGGGGGCAACCCCGCGGTAGCCAGCATTCCCGGTGTCCCACGGGACCACGGGTGAGAGAGGCTCCCCCGACAGCCCTTCCACGCCCGGCCTCTGCCCCGCGGGGAACGCGGCGCTGGCTGCCTCCGCCTGCGGCCTCCCCGCCACGTCCTCTGCGGCAACGCCGGCAGGGCCGGCGGGAGACGGGGTCACGCACAGCTGGGCCTCTTCCGACCGGTACCGGCACCATGCGGGCCCGCGGCACTGCTGGCCTCCGCGGCCGGCCTGGCCGAGCGCCGGGCTccacccgccgccgccggccgggcccGGACTGAGCCACGCGGCCCCCGCCGACCCGGAGCCCAGCGCCGGCCACCGCGGGCGGAGACTGACGGCTGCCTGCTCCAATCGCGCTCTCCTCCCAGCCAATGGGCGGACAGGACGGCCGTGGGCGGGGCTGCCGGCGGGCGGGTGACGGGAGGCGGCGGCGCACGCGGCCTTTCCTTTCCTGCGGGCCgcggaggaggcagcagcatgAAGGCGTCGGGCACCGTGAGTGAAGGCCGGGGTgcgggggcacggccgggaccgggaccgggaccgggaccgggaccgagGCGGCCGTTGGGAGGGCGGCGGCGCAGGAGAGCGGCCTCTGCGCGCCCAAGCGGCCCCGCCCGGCTCTTGAGGGAGGCGAGCGGCCAACATGGCGGCGGCGCCGCTCCCGCAGGACGCGTGAGGAGGCCGCGCCGCTCCTGGGCGGGGGGGCCGCGATCGGCGGGCGGCACGGCTGGGCCCGCCGGGCCATCCGCCGGAGCCGGTGGtctgcctcttccctttcccctcgGATGGCCTGCTCTCTCTCGCCGCGGTGCGTTCCGCGGGGCCGGCCCGTGGCGGGGCCGGTCGGGCTGGCGCGGGGGTGGCTCCGCGGCGGCTGGGCCGGCGGCGCTGAGGGCCTCACGCTGCGGGCGGCCTGTCGTTCGTCTCCCTCCAGCTGCGGGAGTACAAGGTGGTCGGGCGATGCCTGCCCACGCCCAAGTGCACGACGCCTCCTCTCTACCGCATGCGGATCTTCGCTCCGAACCATGTTGTCGCCAAGTCCCGGTTCTGGTACTTCGTTTCTCAgctgaagaagatgaagaagtcTTCTGGAGAGATTGTGTACTGTGGCCAGGTGCGGGATTGAAAACCTAAAAGAGTGGGAGATTTGTAAGGAATTCCAGCTGGTATGTGTGGAAGGAATTTATGTAAGCACAGTTATTAGGGGTGAGGTTGAAGTTCATTTACTCTTCAGTTGCTGAGAAGTGACAGTTCTGAGTGACAAGTTCGTTTTTTCATAGTGGCACTATATGTCcagtaaacaaaaaagaaatgtacttCCCAGCACTTGAGAGTTATGAGCTATGCCACTAGTCAGTGCTGCTGTCTGGTTCTTACGCTTGCTTCATTGTGGAATATACCTTTTAAGAGTCATCTGGACATTCATAATTCTTGGAAAGTAGATACTTGTATGCTTGCACTCCTCTACCTTGATGcttaaaaaacattctttagAGCCGAAatcttctgtgtatttttcttcccacGCTGAATGATTAAAACTTTTCACTCTGAATTACCAAGACTCGAGTGTAGCTATGTTGATGTGGGGAAAGAGAGCACATAGTTGTTTTTGACATTAAAACTCCCCATAGTGGTTTCATTAAagctctgaaatatttcttcttaaacTTGTAAAATGCCAGTGATGTACTGTCTCTAATTACTTTTGTGCTCTTGTGTAATTCCAGGTGTATGAGAAGTCCCCTCTGCGAGTGAAAAATTTTGGTATTTGGTTGCGCTATGATTCTCGTAGCGGAACTCACAACATGTACAGGGAGTACAGGGATTTGACCACGGCTGGTGCTGTCACTCAGTGCTGTAAGTACATGTAACTGTTTGAGGTATAAAATGGTAGGACCAGTATATAAGCACAAGATTAAATCTTAAACTGGGCATAAAGCATGATGACTTGATCCATGTTAAGATAactgaaacactggaaaaataaagtggGGATTTCCCAGAGAAGTCCATGCATGTTTGTGTATGATGTATGTGGTATCTTCCTTGTTACCACTCTTTATACAGTTTCTCTAGCTGAAAACATTCCCACTTCATCTTGACGTGACTTTCTACAATTCTAGTAATGAGGTTTGCTATACAGACTGAGAGTTTCATGACCTTTTAGGTGCTGTATATATTTCTTGCActgtatttattgttttaaaataattgagtATATCTTCCCAAGTCTTGTGGAGAGAATATTTCAGATATCATGTGGAACACACTAGCATCTGTCCCTTGGagagcaagttaaaaaaaaaaaaacatcatgGGGCAGGGAAAAGTGTGTTGCTCGAAGATCTCATTGCCTTAGTTCAGGGAGAATTAAAGGTTGTCCTGATTTCAGTCTGTTTTGTGAAGTACTTGAGGGATAGACCGTTTGTATAGCTGATGCTGTGGATATTTGAATCCAGAAGTGTTACAAACACTACAGAATGcacacaaaaacccaaagaatATTGTTCTTAATAATGATATTCTTGTCATGTGTGCAAATATTAAATGTATCTTGTCGCCTTTCAAAAGCTGAAGTGCTGTTGAAAGTGAAATTTAAGGTTCGACATTAACTTAAAATAATTCCTGTTAGTTAATATACTGGAGGACTGCTTAAGAGGCCTGAGAACTTAATTTGTCATGATAATTGCATCGTGACTTTGATACCTTTATGTTCAAGAATACTTTTGACAGGTAAGTTTTTAATAGGGATGTTAGATCTTCATGGGAAGCATTGTAAGCACAATAGTATTTCAACGGGCATATCTTGTGGAACTAGCTATAGATGTAATGACCTGAAGGCAGTGATTTTCACTGCCGCAGGGAGGAATTTTCAGGTAGCATCATGTACAGATGGCTTCCTCCTGTTCTGAAAGCCTAATTATGTGGGCTAAATATTAATTCACGTTTTTATCACTTGGcacttttaagaaaagtaaagaTAACCTCAGATCCTACCTTTACTTGCACCTTCCTTTTGGCAGGGAAATTCTGAAGTTCACATGTCTTTCCAGTAATCATATTTCAGTGTTGATTCTGAATCACAGGTTTTTTgtgcaaaaaaatgaaatagccCCATGTAGATTACTTCTGTACATGTGTACCTTCTTGAAATCAGGCAAGAACAGTAAGAAGGTGCTTTCTTGGAGGAGTTTGGTTATGAGTTCCAGGAAGAATTTTCTGCTGCATGTTGGTTCTGTGATATTTCTGCATCACTTCAGATACTAAAACCAGTGTGATTAAGTAGAGTCGATCAGGAATTTTAAAAGTTGTAGATGGTACTATAAACGTTTCCTGAAAAGGTGGTAGTAAGATTTTTGAactgaaaagatttatttttaatgagttcTCTTGTTACAGACCGCGATATGGGAGCCCGTCATCGTGCCCGTGCTCATTCTATTCAGATCATGAAAGTCGAGGAGATTGCTGCTAGCAAGTGCCGTAGACCAGCAGTCAAGCAGTTCCATGTAAGTGAAGTAGCATTGCAGTGGCTGGTGGGTCCTGGTCTAACACAGACTGGAAGGGGGGAGCTCTCTTCTCTGGTACAGGTTTGCTTTGCAGGCAAAAACAGGGAGGGAACCTAACTTGCATGCATAGGTTTGCAGTTGTGTTATATTATGATCAAGACTTTTAATGCTAGAACTGTTTGAAAGAAAGTCAGACTAAAACAAAAGCGTATTATCTTGCAGAAAGCTTACCTATATATAACaggcatttctttcaaaaagaatCGCAAAACTAAGGCATCTGTTAGCTCCTATATAGAAATATAGATTAGAAGTATATCTAATCTGTGGATGCATTACTTCTCTATACATAAGTTAGCAGTTGAATGTAGCTTAGCTATTTATTGCAAACTATGTTCTGTTGTTCATCTAATATCTCAATtaacacagaaacatttttcttgcagGATTCTAAAATCAAGTTCCCTCTGCCACACAGAGTTCTGCGTCGCCAGCACAAACCACGTTTCACTACCAAGAGAccaaatactttcttttaagTACGAAAACGTGCTGTCAACCCTGTGTTGTAATAAAGGTCTTATTTGAACATTTGACTCCCAGCTGTCTTTTGGAAACGGTGTTCTGGATAACTAGGAGTCCCCCTTCCTAcgctttattttctgtaaactATTGGCAGCCTACTGTTTGCAGTAATGATTGCCCTCAAACAGGTGAATGTTTCAGGTGACAACTTAAGTTACCAAAACAGCTCATCGATAAACCAAAATTTTAATAACCAGCTTTCCAGGTCAGGGTAAGTCTATTGTTGAGCAGCTATAACATCCTACATTCATTTTGTCCCTTTAGGCATGCTAAGTAAATGTTGAATTCAGGAAGAAGGCAGATTTTTGTGCACGCAGAACTCAAACTTGTCAGCTGTAAGGATAAAGACCTTGTAAATTCAGCTAAACTACTTCAAGTTGTAAGCCTTTAAAGCCAAAACTTTAGTTCTAACCTGAACCTTTTCAAGGATGTTACGCACCATTCTGAAGTAACTGATGTACGCATACAGAGATGCCTGCGCCTAGAAATGAAAAGTGACGAAGGGCTTGGCGGACCTATCTCTGGTACTGGGCCAGAGAGGAACTGCCTGTGGATTGCAGGTGAGAGCCTTGCTCCGTGTAGGGGGGAGGCTGTTCCACAAGAGTTGGACTGGTCAGTGCTGCCAGAACAGCCCCCATCTGCAGCCCCGTAGCTCAGATCTGCTCTCCTCCTCGTTGCCCTCTCAAGCGTATCAGCACAGGGAGCTCATCTGTCCAAAACATCGTCCGAAAAAAGGGGATTAGTGGGAGCAATTCGTGATCTCCCAGATGCAAGGGAGAGGAAACTAAACGCAAAACATTAGGACAAGCGGAGGGTCCTGCGGGAGTCCTACCAGGGTAATGCCAGAGGGTGGGCATAAGATCACCTGCAAGACCTTGTCTTCTGGGACTTCTTGACCGAAAGATGCGGCGTCAAAATGGGCTTCGGATTATAGGCGTCACAAAAACAGAGGCGGCGGGGAGCTCGCTACAGCAACCGAGGCCAGCATGGCCAACCCGGAAGCGGCAACGCGggtgagggaggggaggggaggggaggggagcggagcgggccgggccgggccgggccgcccgcAGTGAACCGAGCGCGGCCAtgccccgcgccgcgccgccggaaAGCGCCCCTTCGACGGCGGGGCGAGCCCCGCCCCGTCACGTGACGTGACGCCGAGCCGGCTTCCCCCGCCCGTCACGTGGCAAGGGCAGGCGCGCGGCGAGAGTCGGCGCGAGCCTCTTCCCTCACGCGGCCGCGGCGCCGCACCCGGAAGTAGTGGCCGTCGCggaggcggtggcggcggcggcggcggcggcggcggcgggatggGGGAGTCGATCCCGCTGGGCGCGCCGGTGCCGGTGGAGCAGGCCGTGCTGGAGACCTTCTTCTCCCACCTGGGCATCTTCTCCTACGACAAGGCCAAGGACAACGTGGAGAAGGAGCGGGAGGCCAACAAGAGCGCGGGGGCCAGCTGGCTGGCCCTGCTGGCCGGGCTGGCGCACCTGGCCGCCGCCGAGAAGGCCTACCACAGCATGACCTTCCTGGGCCAGAAGCTAGGTACCGCCGGACCCCTCCCCGCTACCCCCCCCGCGTCCCCCGGGCCCCTCGCCCCTCTCCGGGCCGCCCCTCGCTCTCGCTTTCGGCCCGCCCCGGGTTGAGCTCCGCGGGTGTCGGCAGCGCGGCGGGGAACGGGGGCGGCTGCCGCGGCCCTGTGCGGTTCTCCGTCAGCTGGTAGCTGCACGGTGCCCGAGGAGCCTGGCCTCGGCCAGGTGCGTGCCTGCGCGTCCCGAACGCGAGCGCTGGGTCAGCAAGCGTCCGTGGGCCCGGTGGGGAATCGGCTACGGCGTTTGGGCGGCCCCGAAAGAATAAGCGAGAGCGCGGGTGGCACAGCGGCCGTGGGAGTCGGTGCGTCTCCTTGTCGGCTggcaggctgcctgcctgccgtTCCCGGGATTTAGCCAGAGGTGTTTCTGTGCTGGGATGCTCTGGCTGAGATGAGCTTGCACGGGTGAGCTCAGTGGGGCGACCGAAGGGTTAAAGCTTTTCTATGTCACGGTTCCGGGCCCAAATATTAGAGCTGCATATGTGCAAGTAGTCAGGGCTGGAGATAGCTTCCTGAAAGTTGTTATTCATTTCACGTCATTCACGCTGCAGGATCTCGGGAAGTTTTGGCCACGATCTTGGCTGCTTCTCACTCTCTCAGTATGTGAAtagaaaaatcccaaactggCACAGGATGAGCTGTCATTGTGTTGCCCTCTGGGCAAAgctgcttattttctctttgaactGCAGACTGGCATGGAAAATGGATCAAGGGATATGAGTCTGATGTGTAATGCAGTAAAGCATCAAGAAAATTCTGCTATTTTAAGGAAGATCTTTACAGACAGAACTCTTTCTATAAGGTTgactttaaaaagtgaatttggTGCTTGCAGAAAGGGTAAAATTGACAGGTGAAAGGacaaagttttgtttgtttcgaTATGTCGCGAACAACAGCAGTAGATGATTCTTCATCCTCCCCACGACCTGGGGGCAACTCTTGGCTTAGGAAGGTTGCTGTTTCACCATGATAACCAAttctctgcctttctgcctCAAATTGCTAAggtcacttttgaaaattatatgTATAAAATGGATGTGAAAAGGACTATCCACCATTACAAAGTTCATAAGCCGTTTCAAAGTGGAACCTAAATTTGGAATCCCTTTAAAAGTTCTGCAGATTCATTCCCTGTGAtccttgctctgctgcagccgTTGAGTGCCGCAGCAGCACATAAGGCCATCTGTAAATAGAAATTATGAAATAAGGTTAGTACCATTGTACAGTCTTGTGGTAGCGTCAAAGTTAAATATCTTTTACTTTGACCCTctacttttgtcttttttttttttttttcttttttaaattcctcaTAGGGTTGAACAGGTAGAGAGAAGCAcagacttcccccccccccccctcagttTTAGTTACAGATTAACCTGCACTGTGGTCTCACTGAGATACACtgtgattgtttttcttttgaattctgGTTTGTATTAAGACTGCGTAGGGACTGGAAACATTTGGTTTGTACACACAGATGTCACATAGTTGCCATTTAAAGGTTGCTTTACAAACTTGAGTGCTTCATGGTTGAAGTGGTATTGTTAGGGGAATTCTCTTGAAGAGATCAAGAGTTGCTAATAGGAGTGGAGGCTATTAAAATTTCATGATGACTTGATTCTTCTGACTTCCACAGATAACGACAGTATTTCCAGGTCATGTATCATAGTAGCAAATTTAACTGAACCCTTGCTTTCTGAAAAGTCATGCCATAACTGAGGCAGATGTGAGGGAGTTGAAGTTTTGCAGCAGTCATTGACTGCTGAGATATGAATTGGGACATGTGTAACTTGCATGAAATTGCATAAAGTGCTTCTGAGTATATGCTATGTGTAATTCAGTTACTTGCAAAATAATACACTGAAATTTgtttcttgatttaaaaaaaataaataatactgtGATCAAACAACAGTTAGGAACACCTAGGGGAAAACAAGCGTGGTTATACACAATTTTCCAGTATTGCTGTCTATCTTTGCTgtccctggattttggtaatACCTCCATATTTATCTGAACAGGTGGTCAGTCATTCTTCAGCCGAAAGGACTCCATCCGAACCATCTACACATCTCTGCATAATGAGCTGAAGAAGGTGGTGGCGACGGGTCGCAATGCACTAGGAGGAACAGCTCCTCACTTGGAAGAGCTGCTTTCTCACCTGTCTGAAcagctctgtttttttgttCAGGCTCGGATGGAAATTGCTGACTTCTATGAAAAAATGTACACGCTCAGCACCCAAAAGTTCATTAACTCTGAGGAACTGGTAAACATTTTGGAATCCATCTTAAAGAAATACAGCTCAAGGTCAGTGCTTATTTGCTGGCAGTAAGTACTCAGACATATGGTCTGTAATAAATGATGTTCAGGTTCAGAGCAAGCCCAAAGACTTTGCTGTCCTTTGACTGCTGagcagcacagccccttgcATGAATTCATGCATGAAGTGAAAGTTGGTCAGCAGCACCAGATGCATGAAGTCTCAAAATATGACGACTcctctgaagaagaaaaataaaaaagggagagTGTTTCTACTCATCATGTTCTAGGAGCCATCTTGCCTATTCCTTTGTACGTCTGCTTAATTCTAAAAGCTACACCATTGCTATTTGATCTACCTAGTAGGGTTTTATGGTGCTCTGTTATGCCTTCTCTGAGAGGTATTTGAGCCAGTAGAAGGAGCACCTCTGAGTCTTTGGTCCCTGCCATTATGGTTTCTTGAAGTTAAGATCTAATAGTTCCCGTTACAAGAATCCCAGGATGTTTCTAAATGATATCTAACACATGTGAGCCTTGAAAATGATGGCAGTTTAAGAAAGACAGAATTTTTGAATGCCTGTCAACAGATTCAAATTCTAGCtcttcattttaaagcaaaacaaggtaGCCATTGTAGGAAGATAACTGTCAAATGtagctgaattttttaaaatctttgttagTGAAATACTGTCTGAGAGGACATTTTGGGGAGAATATTGTGAggtctttttttcagttataatttttaaagtatatacCTAGGAAAAATCAGACTAATTCAGTGCTGCTTTCTGACATTCCAAATCTAAGCACTGCAGCTAACTCCCTTATTTTTTTAGGAATAACAGGTAAATTGCTATGtaattttgctgtttgaaaATCAAAACGAGTCTATATGATTTTACTAGTGattgttttgcagttcttggtTTGTGAGCCCTTACAATATCAGGACTGTTAGAccaatgaaaaatgaaacttaCATATTTATTCTTTGGTGCGATAAACATTAAAGAATAAAGGGAAGTaagttgttgggggtttttttgagaagctTATGTTGTACGCTAACCATCACCGTCTTTTCTGAGCATGTACTGAGTCAATGCTGctaaaaaatctgaaaaccaaaactgaTACTTTGACACAGTGACTGGAGACTGTTATATATTAAATGTTTTACGActctatttaaataaatttcagtGACACGTCTGTACTTCTAAGGCATTGTTATAacctccttaaaaaaaataagcagcatctccctgggaaaaatactgttgatcTTGCTTTGGGTTAATGAGCAATCTCTAAGATGGAGACATTCTAGGATGCTGTTAGACCTAATTCAGTAGCTGCTGTGTGGTCTTCCCCAGTTGTGTacagaatatttctgaaaaaagtgGGGATAATGATATCTTCCTCTAGTCCTTCCTTTAGTTTCTTCATATCTCAGATCAGTTTCTGGGGGCTGTTATGTTGGTGTGTGCTGACTGGATGGCATTTCTGGTTTACAGTCTGTTGACCCTCTCAGGTGAAAGGTCAATTAAACTCATCCTTACCCAGTCTCTTCCCTCTGTCAATGTATTCCTCATTTGTAGTTGAGGATGTGTGCCATTATCTCAGCCCAACATGCTAAGGCCAGATAGGGCATCTGTTCTGTAGATAGGTTCTGGCCTTGGTTTCTTTCCTTTACATCCAAAAATAGCTGTTCACATAAAGTAGAGCAAATAACTGCTTGCTGTTTAAGGAATGACAGAACTAATTGACTGTCAACAGTCAGGTCATATTGTCTGTATCTGAAAAATCATTAACTCTTGAACAgtttaaagttattttattacTACTTATTGCTGACTTGTACACAGCCAACACTAGACATTTCCCTCTCTGTTTTTCTATAGATTACAGCTGGAGAAGTAACTTTCCCTGAATTTTTTAACTGTTGGTTTGGGTGAGATCTTAACTGAAATATTGAAAACAGCATCAAAAGCAGGATCCTTTAAAAGCTTAGTATAAAATGAATAAGTAACTAGTAAACCTATTttgatgtaattatttttaagtgttaaatgtttttcatctAGTCAGCATTTTGTAAATACATGTAAGTATGTGTGATCTatggagggaaataaaaatgttgtagAAAAATGAGGCCTCTTCAgagtctgcaaaacaaaactctaGCACCCCTCTGCTGTTGAGAAttattggggggaaaaaaagatcatttttcCAATGTGTTTTTAAGTTCTTAACACTCTGGCTTACTGAAATATTGTAAAAACCTGTCTGTTTTATGTGATACTGAGCTCAGTCAGATGCTTCTGTGTTACGGAACTTAGTTACAGCAGATACACCGAGTACATAACCTGCTAGTTTACTCTGCAGTCATATCAAGCTTCTCAGCTGTGGCTGAGGTGTGTATTTTTGGATTAAAACAGTTTAGCAAATCCTGCTGTGCAGTGAAACATGAAAATAGCTATGAGCCATGAAGCAAAGTAGAAGTGGGAAGCTACGCATCATAGCGTTAAACCAGGAGACTTGGCAGTGCTGCATTAGTACgaattttttaattgcttttaagaTTGAATAACCTTCTTGGTCTGACTGTAAGTGTGTTGAAACTGTGCGAAGTATGCACTTGATGGGACTATCTCGGACAAATAATTTTGTataatgcttttttccccccctttctaATACATGgcaacaaaactgtttttccgCTGAATACCAAAACCATTGGAAATACATAATGTTGACTGTTAGCAGAATATTATTGTTACTTGACTCTTGttcaaagaaatgtaaatatgcTCTGGATTCTCAGCCCACCAAAGCAGCCAGTAATCACTGTGTCTCTGCTATAGCAGGTAGATATGATGGTTGCTGACATGTACTGTGTACAGAAGTGCAACCTAGCCTCTTTTGCAGAACGTGGTGCATCAACTGATTTATGATATGCATCATTTTACTTTCTTCGAATAAACTTGGACTTGCATCTTAATAGCAAATCCTTTCAAGACATGTATTGCGGCTGTCAAAAAAAGAGATGCTTAAAATTAGTGATGAAATTGTCAGACAGTCTTCATAAGCCTAAGAATTAATGTTTTGGCAAGAGTTTGATggaaagtcaaagaaaaaatagtGAAGGGAGAGGGGTTAAAAAGCCTAAAATTCTCGTTCTCCCTTCTGGTCcacaacaaaattaaatatttcgGTTTTGAACCAAGTATTTCTAAAATGGATTATATGTATTGTGTCCTGGAAGCTGAGGGGAATAATGGAGTCGATTTCTCTTTGAAGATGAGCTGTTAAAGGTTGGAAGAATTCAGTATAAActactttgttttaaagcaataaCAAGACACaggatattttttctgaagtgggGGGATAAATCTATCTTTGCTTAAATGGAAGCCTCATCAAGTCTTGTCTTTGAACTATTTGTTGTTCTTTGTTGGAGACCTCTTAGAGTCCTAAATGCCTATTGGGGAACACATTTACTAAAAAGGCCACTTCTGTCTTTGCTGGAGATTCACTCTTTCTAAAGTTAAGTATTTAGCTTCTGTAACTGGAAGAGTTTTGCACAGTTTGAATTAAGTATGTATTTATTGATGATGTTATAAATTTACAAGTAATTTGAGTATTGTAGAAGGCAGGTAGGCTgtatctgtcttttttttcctgatgtttagaaaaaatagagaagagaaagctaTAGAATGGATCTATAAAATTCTATTTCATCAAGATTTGTCCTAATAGTAGGATCACTCTTGTGAATAAGATGTGCAGTGGCACTCCTACCTGGCAGACAAggtgttggtttttgtttgtttgtttttgaaacatCTGTTAAATTGAGAACTGATCTTGACCTGAATTTTTAGCGAGAGAAATTGGTTGTTACAGCATCTTCATTGTGATATGATGAAATCCTgccaaattttctttcttcattgcttttaGTACACCAAGGTTTGAAGTTTGAGACCTGGTTCATTGGTAGATACAGTTAATCATGGTTCTATTGACTAATTTTGCATTACAATTTTATTGTgaatttcaaaaaaaacccccacaacacaaaaacaaaacaagaaaagctcAGCTTGGCTTCCTTATAGCTTCCCTATAGAAACAGCAAATTTATAACACAATCCCTTTGATTTAACTTAATGTCTTACTGCTATTCCAGAAATATTAAGGTATATTTTACCACCAGAGGGGATTTTAAACTGGAACAAAACCATCTGAATTTAAAGAGAAATGGTGTTATAGTAGTTCATGGATCAAGATAAACAGTGATTGCTCTTGAGCTGATTAAATAGAACTCCCTTGCTTTGATAGAGAAATGTCTGACAGGTGTTACTGTCGAATGCAAAGTGCTGTATGTTGATTAAAATACTTGCCCCAATCATGTTAAaagaactgttttttaaattaacaagattatttttggtttgcattttaCTCTTTGATGTTTCATCTTCTGTCTGTGAACTGAGAAATACTAACTGATTATTTCACTGTTGCGTACAAGAGTTCTCATGTCGTGACTAATGTTATGTTTTCTAGATTTCATCATCCAATCCTCAGTCCTCTTGAAAGCAGTTTCCAGCTGGAAGTAGATGTGCTTGCACATCTCTTAAAGGCTCAGGCTCAGATCTCAGAGTGGAAGTTCCTTCCATCCCTGGTCAACTTGCACAGTGCTCACACAAAACTACAGACTTGGGGCCAAATTTTTGAGAAGCAGCGAGAGACCAAGAAACATCTGTTTGGAGGGCAGTCTCAGAAGGCTGTACAACCTCCACACCTCTTTCTGTGGCTGATGAAGCTCAAAAACATTCTACTTGCCAAGTTTAGCTTTTACTTTCACGAGGCCCTCAGTCGACAAACAACAgcatctgaaatgaaaactttgACTGCTAAAACAAATCCTGATTACTTTGGGAAAATTTCCAGCTTCATCCGGAAGTATGATGCTGTCAATGTTTCCTTAATTTTTGACAATCGTGGATCG contains:
- the RPL18A gene encoding large ribosomal subunit protein eL20, with product MKASGTLREYKVVGRCLPTPKCTTPPLYRMRIFAPNHVVAKSRFWYFVSQLKKMKKSSGEIVYCGQVYEKSPLRVKNFGIWLRYDSRSGTHNMYREYRDLTTAGAVTQCYRDMGARHRARAHSIQIMKVEEIAASKCRRPAVKQFHDSKIKFPLPHRVLRRQHKPRFTTKRPNTFF
- the KICS2 gene encoding KICSTOR subunit 2 isoform X1 — translated: MGESIPLGAPVPVEQAVLETFFSHLGIFSYDKAKDNVEKEREANKSAGASWLALLAGLAHLAAAEKAYHSMTFLGQKLGGQSFFSRKDSIRTIYTSLHNELKKVVATGRNALGGTAPHLEELLSHLSEQLCFFVQARMEIADFYEKMYTLSTQKFINSEELVNILESILKKYSSRFHHPILSPLESSFQLEVDVLAHLLKAQAQISEWKFLPSLVNLHSAHTKLQTWGQIFEKQRETKKHLFGGQSQKAVQPPHLFLWLMKLKNILLAKFSFYFHEALSRQTTASEMKTLTAKTNPDYFGKISSFIRKYDAVNVSLIFDNRGSESFQGHGYHHPHSYREAPKGVDQYPAVVSLPSDRPVMHWPNVIMIMTDRTSDLNSLEKVVHFYDDKVQSTYFLTRPEPHFTIVVIFESKKSERDYHFISFLNEISHSLKNSKAFASLKPGSKG
- the KICS2 gene encoding KICSTOR subunit 2 isoform X2, with translation MGESIPLGAPVPVEQAVLETFFSHLGIFSYDKAKDNVEKEREANKSAGASWLALLAGLAHLAAAEKAYHSMTFLGQKLGGQSFFSRKDSIRTIYTSLHNELKKLCFFVQARMEIADFYEKMYTLSTQKFINSEELVNILESILKKYSSRFHHPILSPLESSFQLEVDVLAHLLKAQAQISEWKFLPSLVNLHSAHTKLQTWGQIFEKQRETKKHLFGGQSQKAVQPPHLFLWLMKLKNILLAKFSFYFHEALSRQTTASEMKTLTAKTNPDYFGKISSFIRKYDAVNVSLIFDNRGSESFQGHGYHHPHSYREAPKGVDQYPAVVSLPSDRPVMHWPNVIMIMTDRTSDLNSLEKVVHFYDDKVQSTYFLTRPEPHFTIVVIFESKKSERDYHFISFLNEISHSLKNSKAFASLKPGSKG